Proteins found in one Mucilaginibacter gracilis genomic segment:
- a CDS encoding TlpA disulfide reductase family protein has product MKKIASTVLLLLPAAAIFAQQGGAFTVKGSVNKATGQEKAFLLYNNGTTNVTDSATVVNGAFEFKGTVASPVKATLVLAHKGETFEVIRHTRKVDVTRFYAEPATIVLSAADSVAKTTVTGGANNKDNELLTAATKPFADQSQKVEAEENAVPKEKQTPELQKEYEKKYNAIDAEKKKVVAAFIKAHPKSWVSLNALQDVGGYYPEASDLEPVYNILSDELKTSTQGKYYATLIPKLKLVAIGAKAPVFAQNDKDGKAISVESFKGKYLLIDFWASWCGPCRAENPNVVKAYNQFKDKNFTILGVSLDQPTGREKWLAAIEKDGLAWTQVTDLKYWGNEAAALYGVRAIPQNFLLDPEGKIIAKNLEGTDLTNKLTEIFSGKTAVKAPAGTGK; this is encoded by the coding sequence ATGAAAAAAATTGCATCAACAGTATTACTGTTATTACCCGCGGCGGCTATATTTGCCCAGCAGGGCGGCGCTTTTACGGTAAAAGGTTCGGTAAATAAAGCTACCGGGCAAGAAAAAGCCTTTTTGTTATATAACAACGGTACTACCAACGTTACCGATTCGGCAACGGTTGTTAACGGTGCTTTTGAGTTTAAGGGCACAGTGGCCAGCCCCGTAAAGGCAACGCTTGTTTTGGCCCACAAAGGCGAAACTTTTGAGGTAATTAGGCACACCCGCAAGGTTGATGTTACCCGCTTTTATGCCGAGCCTGCTACCATAGTGTTAAGCGCTGCCGATTCGGTTGCTAAAACTACGGTTACCGGCGGAGCGAATAATAAAGACAACGAATTGTTAACCGCTGCTACCAAGCCATTTGCCGACCAAAGCCAAAAAGTTGAGGCCGAAGAAAACGCTGTACCTAAAGAGAAGCAAACCCCCGAACTGCAAAAAGAATACGAAAAGAAATACAACGCCATTGATGCCGAAAAGAAAAAGGTTGTGGCGGCGTTTATCAAAGCGCATCCAAAATCGTGGGTGAGTTTAAACGCTTTGCAGGATGTGGGCGGCTATTACCCCGAAGCCAGCGATTTGGAGCCGGTGTATAACATCCTTTCGGACGAGCTGAAAACCTCTACCCAGGGTAAATATTATGCCACTTTAATACCTAAATTAAAATTGGTTGCCATTGGTGCCAAGGCCCCTGTTTTTGCACAAAACGACAAGGATGGCAAAGCTATCTCGGTAGAATCGTTCAAAGGCAAATATTTGCTGATTGATTTTTGGGCATCATGGTGCGGCCCTTGCCGTGCCGAAAACCCTAACGTGGTTAAGGCTTACAACCAGTTTAAGGATAAAAATTTCACCATCCTGGGCGTGTCGTTAGATCAGCCAACCGGTCGTGAAAAATGGCTTGCCGCCATTGAAAAAGACGGCCTGGCCTGGACACAGGTTACCGACCTTAAATATTGGGGTAACGAAGCCGCCGCCTTATACGGTGTGCGCGCCATTCCGCAAAACTTTTTGTTAGACCCGGAAGGAAAAATTATTGCCAAAAACCTGGAAGGTACCGACCTTACCAATAAACTAACCGAAATTTTTAGCGGCAAAACCGCCGTAAAAGCACCCGCCGGAACGGGAAAGTAA